From the Herpetosiphon gulosus genome, one window contains:
- the hutU gene encoding urocanate hydratase, whose protein sequence is MTSSRIVRAPRGSELSCKGWAQEAALRMLMNNLDPDVAEDPQNLIVYGGTGKAARNWQCFDAIVRSLQELNDDETLLVQSGKPVAVFRSHRDAPRVLIANSILVPHWATWENFRDLEQAGLTMYGQMTAGSWIYIGTQGILQGTYETLAAIARQHFGGSLRGRWTLTAGLGGMGGAQPLAVTMNDGVALVVEVDRQRMQRRLDTRYLDVAVDTLEEAMTLVDEAVRDGKALSVGLLGNAAEVFGELYKRGVRPDIVTDQTSAHDPLEGYVPAGMSLEQALELRQRDPQEYVKHSTASMVEHVKAMVAFADAGSIVFDYGNNLRGVAKAAGYDRAFAYPGFVPAYIRPLFCEGKGPFRWAALSGDPADIAKTDEALLELFPEDQALHRWIRAAQERVQFQGLPARICWLGYGERAKAGALFNKLVRDGVVSAPIVIGRDHLDCGSVASPNRETEAMRDGSDAIGDWPILNAMINAVNGATWVSVHHGGGVGIGYSLHAGMVIVADGTAEADQRLERVLTSDPGMGVVRHVDAGYDEAIAVAQERNVHIPMLKQ, encoded by the coding sequence ATGACTTCATCGCGCATTGTGCGTGCACCACGCGGCTCAGAATTATCGTGCAAAGGGTGGGCGCAAGAAGCAGCGTTGCGAATGCTGATGAATAATCTTGATCCTGATGTAGCTGAAGATCCACAGAATTTGATTGTATACGGCGGCACGGGGAAGGCTGCCCGCAATTGGCAATGCTTCGATGCGATTGTACGTTCGTTGCAAGAACTCAACGATGATGAAACCTTGTTGGTACAATCGGGCAAACCAGTTGCTGTGTTTCGCAGCCATCGCGATGCCCCACGGGTGCTGATTGCCAATTCGATACTCGTGCCGCATTGGGCCACATGGGAAAACTTCCGCGATTTGGAGCAAGCCGGATTGACGATGTATGGTCAAATGACCGCTGGTTCGTGGATTTATATTGGTACACAAGGAATTTTACAAGGCACCTATGAAACGCTGGCCGCAATTGCCCGCCAACATTTTGGTGGCTCGTTGCGCGGTCGTTGGACGCTCACCGCTGGCCTTGGCGGTATGGGCGGTGCACAACCACTGGCCGTCACCATGAACGATGGCGTGGCCTTGGTGGTTGAAGTTGATCGTCAGCGCATGCAGCGCCGCTTGGATACGCGCTATCTCGATGTGGCGGTTGATACGCTTGAAGAAGCTATGACGTTGGTCGATGAAGCGGTGCGCGATGGCAAAGCGCTTTCGGTTGGTTTGTTGGGCAATGCCGCCGAAGTCTTTGGCGAATTGTATAAACGTGGTGTGCGCCCCGATATTGTGACCGACCAAACCAGTGCCCACGACCCGCTTGAAGGCTATGTGCCCGCAGGCATGAGCCTTGAGCAAGCACTTGAATTACGCCAACGCGACCCCCAAGAATATGTCAAGCATTCAACCGCCTCGATGGTTGAGCATGTGAAAGCCATGGTTGCCTTTGCTGATGCTGGCTCGATCGTGTTTGATTATGGCAATAATTTGCGTGGTGTAGCCAAGGCCGCAGGTTACGATCGCGCCTTTGCTTACCCTGGCTTTGTGCCAGCCTATATTCGCCCATTGTTCTGCGAAGGCAAAGGGCCATTCCGCTGGGCCGCACTCTCGGGCGACCCCGCCGATATTGCCAAAACCGACGAAGCCTTGCTCGAATTGTTCCCAGAGGATCAAGCCTTGCATCGCTGGATTCGCGCTGCCCAAGAGCGCGTACAATTCCAAGGTTTGCCCGCCCGAATTTGTTGGTTGGGCTATGGCGAACGGGCCAAGGCTGGCGCGTTATTCAACAAACTAGTACGCGATGGAGTTGTAAGTGCGCCAATCGTGATTGGCCGCGACCACCTCGATTGTGGCTCAGTCGCTTCGCCCAACCGCGAAACCGAAGCTATGCGCGATGGCTCCGATGCGATTGGCGATTGGCCCATTTTGAATGCGATGATCAACGCGGTCAATGGCGCAACCTGGGTCAGCGTACATCATGGCGGCGGCGTTGGCATCGGCTATTCGCTACACGCTGGCATGGTAATTGTGGCTGATGGCACTGCCGAAGCCGATCAACGCTTAGAACGTGTGCTCACCAGCGATCCTGGCATGGGCGTGGTACGCCACGTTGATGCTGGCTACGATGAAGCAATTGCTGTGGCCCAAGAGCGCAACGTGCATATTCCGATGCTCAAACAGTAG